The Arcanobacterium pinnipediorum genome includes a region encoding these proteins:
- a CDS encoding amino acid ABC transporter permease, whose protein sequence is MGLWASEFITQVNASVLFEGSNFVRLLSGLWVSLRIALIAMAGSIALGIPLGIAMTSKHTWVRFILKVYVEAMRLMPQIVVLFIVFFSLARDFNLNLSGEVAAIFAFILWGSAEMGDLVRAAIRAVPAHQYESALALGLRPMQVHYYVVIAQAVRSLLPTTVNLTTRMIKTTSLVALIGVVEVLKVGQQIIDANRFEHPGAALWVYGTIFVLYFLVCFPIAWFSRRLEHRWGHVS, encoded by the coding sequence ATGGGCTTGTGGGCAAGTGAATTTATAACACAAGTTAATGCCAGCGTTCTTTTTGAAGGTTCAAACTTTGTCCGGCTTTTGAGCGGATTGTGGGTATCGCTACGGATCGCACTCATTGCAATGGCAGGCAGTATCGCACTCGGTATCCCGCTCGGTATCGCAATGACTTCTAAGCACACATGGGTTCGGTTTATTCTCAAAGTGTATGTGGAGGCGATGCGCCTCATGCCACAAATCGTCGTGCTTTTTATTGTGTTCTTCTCCCTCGCCCGCGATTTTAACCTTAATCTTTCCGGGGAGGTCGCAGCGATTTTCGCTTTTATCCTTTGGGGTTCGGCGGAGATGGGCGATCTAGTGCGCGCAGCGATTCGTGCGGTTCCTGCGCATCAGTATGAATCGGCGCTTGCGTTGGGTCTTCGGCCGATGCAGGTCCATTATTATGTGGTGATTGCGCAAGCTGTGCGCTCACTTCTTCCCACCACAGTTAATCTCACTACCCGCATGATTAAAACCACCTCGCTGGTAGCCCTTATCGGAGTAGTTGAAGTACTCAAAGTAGGCCAGCAAATCATCGACGCTAATCGGTTTGAACATCCGGGGGCTGCGTTGTGGGTCTACGGCACAATTTTCGTTCTTTATTTTCTCGTCTGCTTCCCTATCGCGTGGTTTTCGCGACGACTCGAACACAGATGGGGGCACGTTTCTTGA
- a CDS encoding amino acid ABC transporter ATP-binding protein produces the protein MNTIESTTAVRLRNVTKTYDNAVRALQDVSLEVLRGEVVAIIGPSGCGKSTLLRTINGLEKIDSGSIEINGTTVSSEKVRWEEVRQDVGMVFQSYDLFGHLSVLDNLMLAPRVVRGKDRALVREQALALLARVGLADRADSYPRQLSGGQKQRVAIVRALMMDPHVLLLDEVTASLDPEMVREVLDVIIDLAHDGMTMLLVTHEMAFARAIADRVIFMDHGRIKEVARAEKFFTDPGSQRARQFLDTFIFQGKNPPKS, from the coding sequence ATGAATACTATTGAGTCGACGACGGCGGTTCGGTTGCGCAACGTCACCAAGACTTACGATAACGCAGTGCGCGCGCTGCAAGACGTCAGCCTTGAGGTATTGCGTGGTGAAGTAGTGGCGATTATCGGACCGTCGGGCTGCGGTAAATCGACGCTACTGCGCACGATTAATGGATTAGAGAAGATCGATTCAGGGAGTATCGAAATCAACGGCACTACTGTTAGTTCAGAAAAAGTGCGGTGGGAGGAGGTGCGCCAAGATGTAGGTATGGTGTTTCAAAGCTATGATCTTTTTGGCCATCTTAGCGTCTTGGATAATCTTATGCTCGCACCACGAGTTGTGCGGGGAAAGGATCGCGCGCTGGTACGGGAACAAGCTTTAGCTCTGCTAGCGCGCGTGGGACTAGCTGACCGCGCAGATTCCTATCCGCGCCAACTCTCTGGTGGGCAAAAGCAACGCGTGGCGATCGTGCGCGCGCTGATGATGGATCCCCATGTCCTTCTTCTCGATGAGGTAACTGCTTCGCTTGACCCAGAAATGGTTCGCGAAGTTCTCGACGTCATTATCGATCTTGCTCATGATGGAATGACGATGTTGCTCGTCACCCATGAGATGGCTTTTGCCCGCGCAATAGCTGACCGCGTCATATTTATGGATCACGGGCGTATCAAAGAGGTGGCACGCGCAGAGAAATTCTTTACCGATCCTGGTAGCCAACGAGCTCGACAATTCCTCGATACGTTTATTTTCCAAGGGAAAAATCCGCCGAAAAGCTGA
- a CDS encoding siderophore-interacting protein, translated as MGKGVYGAIMKMLRAENLPCTVTKVWMLSPTMKAVRVSSPDFIRTHRPAEGEYLRCWFPHPDRPAKESMRGYTLTDVDYETGEFTLLFLLHQPAGPASSWVGNAKVGDSFDASYYGSAPFAIPQPAPKGFVFIADAAGIPYVNAMIDQLAEKFPVKIWMLDWHPSDHEIPIHSHRNLTVDWVEPNAVALLEKAQQFSWDGWFPHLICEAKILLKTRRYLLKEVGISKDLMHAQAYWIKGKAMGSDRDTDAS; from the coding sequence ATGGGCAAAGGCGTTTACGGGGCAATCATGAAAATGTTGCGGGCAGAAAATCTTCCCTGCACTGTGACTAAGGTATGGATGCTCAGTCCGACGATGAAGGCCGTGCGGGTCTCCTCACCGGATTTTATTCGTACCCACCGACCTGCGGAAGGTGAATATTTACGTTGTTGGTTCCCGCATCCAGATAGACCTGCGAAAGAATCGATGCGTGGATACACCTTGACCGATGTCGACTATGAGACTGGGGAATTCACGCTATTGTTTCTGCTTCACCAGCCAGCCGGACCAGCTAGTTCCTGGGTAGGCAATGCCAAAGTTGGCGACAGTTTCGATGCCTCGTATTATGGCTCAGCACCTTTTGCAATCCCCCAACCAGCCCCGAAAGGGTTTGTGTTCATCGCCGATGCTGCTGGCATCCCCTACGTCAACGCGATGATCGACCAACTTGCAGAGAAGTTCCCGGTTAAAATATGGATGCTTGATTGGCATCCCAGCGACCATGAGATCCCAATCCACAGCCACCGAAATCTCACCGTAGATTGGGTAGAACCCAACGCGGTTGCTCTCTTAGAAAAAGCACAGCAATTCTCCTGGGATGGATGGTTCCCGCATCTGATTTGCGAGGCGAAAATTCTTTTGAAAACCCGGCGCTACCTACTTAAAGAGGTAGGCATTTCTAAAGACCTCATGCATGCGCAGGCATACTGGATCAAGGGCAAAGCTATGGGCAGTGACCGAGACACTGACGCCAGTTGA
- the rsgA gene encoding ribosome small subunit-dependent GTPase A — MKFNLEGLLRGDYKSRMDGYAVPRQNGVEAWLVAIKSDLVDDAEAKRTLESVATVVDQVFVTTQDDSQSFTELINALGSGKTAVVFGRSGAGKSTMINLLTGAVLATEQVREGDGKGRHKTTRRTLHTHNGLILIDSPGVREIAVVEDEESIARVFSDILDVAHGCFFSDCTHTVEPDCAVHAAIEEGALDAARLDRYRLKISLRVVYPVLILFLYALPL, encoded by the coding sequence GTGAAGTTCAACCTCGAGGGGCTCTTGCGTGGGGATTACAAGTCGCGGATGGATGGGTATGCGGTGCCTCGGCAGAACGGGGTAGAGGCCTGGTTAGTGGCAATAAAGTCAGATTTAGTGGATGACGCCGAAGCTAAGCGTACTTTGGAGAGCGTCGCTACAGTAGTTGATCAGGTTTTTGTTACCACCCAAGATGATTCGCAAAGTTTTACTGAGTTAATCAATGCGCTTGGCAGTGGAAAGACTGCCGTAGTCTTTGGTCGCTCAGGTGCTGGAAAATCTACGATGATTAACCTGCTTACCGGCGCTGTTTTAGCTACCGAGCAGGTGCGTGAAGGTGATGGTAAAGGCCGGCATAAAACTACGCGCCGGACACTACACACTCATAATGGATTAATTTTGATTGATTCGCCTGGTGTACGCGAGATCGCCGTCGTCGAAGATGAAGAATCAATCGCACGTGTTTTCAGCGATATCTTGGATGTTGCGCACGGGTGCTTTTTCTCGGACTGTACCCACACGGTTGAGCCAGATTGTGCGGTGCACGCGGCAATCGAGGAGGGCGCCTTGGACGCAGCGCGGCTGGATCGGTATCGTCTGAAGATTTCTTTAAGAGTAGTCTATCCGGTGTTGATTCTCTTTCTATACGCCTTACCTTTATAA
- a CDS encoding phage portal protein, whose protein sequence is MGLFDWLRGDTTRTADDHAISSGYSFFFGATSSGRPVTERSAMQMTAVYSCVRILAEAIAGLSLHVYQQSSDGAKAKALDHPLYRLLHDEPNPEMTSFVFRETLMTHLLLWGNAFAQVLRNGPDEVIGLYPLMPSRMTVGRDEAGRLYYEYQRTWDEPTGRFENFTLDARDVLHIPGLGFDELVGYSPIAMAKNAIGLAQATEDYGASFFANGAAPGGVLEHPGTIKDPARVRDSWQSTFGGARNGNKIAVLEEGMKYTPISVSPEQAQFLETRKFQINEIARIFCIPPHMVGDLEKSSFSNIEQQSLEFVK, encoded by the coding sequence ATGGGACTTTTTGACTGGTTGCGTGGCGACACTACCCGCACCGCTGACGATCACGCGATCAGCTCTGGCTACAGCTTTTTCTTCGGGGCGACCTCGTCGGGCCGTCCGGTGACGGAGCGCAGCGCGATGCAGATGACCGCCGTCTACAGTTGTGTGCGGATTTTGGCCGAAGCTATTGCTGGTCTGTCGTTGCATGTTTACCAGCAGAGTTCTGATGGTGCGAAGGCGAAGGCACTGGATCATCCGCTTTATAGGTTGTTGCATGATGAGCCGAACCCGGAGATGACATCCTTTGTTTTCCGTGAAACTCTCATGACGCACTTGTTGTTGTGGGGTAACGCGTTTGCTCAAGTGCTCAGAAACGGCCCCGATGAGGTCATCGGCCTGTATCCGCTCATGCCAAGCCGAATGACAGTTGGCCGTGATGAGGCTGGACGGTTGTATTACGAGTATCAACGCACGTGGGATGAACCAACGGGTAGGTTCGAAAACTTCACCCTTGACGCGCGGGACGTGTTGCATATTCCTGGTCTGGGTTTTGATGAGTTGGTTGGGTATTCGCCGATTGCGATGGCCAAGAACGCCATCGGCTTAGCTCAGGCTACCGAGGACTATGGGGCGAGCTTTTTTGCTAATGGTGCGGCTCCGGGTGGTGTGCTCGAACACCCAGGCACGATTAAGGATCCGGCCCGCGTTCGCGATTCCTGGCAGTCCACCTTTGGCGGCGCGAGGAATGGTAACAAGATCGCGGTGTTGGAAGAGGGCATGAAATACACGCCTATTTCTGTCTCTCCTGAGCAGGCGCAGTTTTTGGAGACACGGAAGTTTCAGATCAATGAAATCGCGCGTATCTTCTGCATCCCACCACACATGGTCGGAGACCTCGAAAAATCCAGCTTCTCTAACATCGAACAGCAGTCATTGGAGTTTGTGAAGTAG
- a CDS encoding terminase large subunit yields the protein MRTLTEYTPTRFMADCSRYDRRKADFAVAFIQALKHTKGRWSGKPFQLIDWQEQIIRDLFGTIKPDGYRQFTTAYVEIPKKMGKSELAAAVALLLTCGDGEERAEVYGCAADRQQASIVFEVAADMIRMSRALSKRVKILASQKRIIYKPTNSFYQVLSAEAYSKHGFNISGVVFDELHTQPNRALFDVMTKGSGDARTQPLYFLITTAGTDTHSICYEQHEKATDILAGKKHDPTFYPVIYGADAQDDWTDEKVWAKANPSLGITVPIEKVRQACTSAKQNPAEENTFRQLRLNQWVKQSVRWMPMHVWNQNSASVDLSDLEGRVCFGGLDLASTTDITAFVLVFPPQTGDESYVIAPWFWIPQDNLKLRVARDHVPYALWEQQGFLQTTEGNVVHYSAIEALIEELGTRFDIRQIAFDRWGAVQMSQNLEGLGFTVVPFGQGFKDMSPPSKELMKLALEGKLAHGAHPVLSWMVDNIHVRTDPAGNIKPDKQKSTEKIDGVVATIMPLDGAVRCGAGHVSGSVYDARGILVL from the coding sequence ATGCGAACCCTGACCGAATACACGCCAACCCGGTTCATGGCTGACTGCTCTCGCTATGACAGGCGTAAGGCCGATTTCGCGGTTGCTTTCATTCAAGCGCTCAAGCACACGAAAGGCCGCTGGTCAGGTAAACCATTCCAGCTCATCGATTGGCAAGAGCAAATCATCCGTGACCTATTCGGCACTATCAAACCAGATGGCTACCGACAGTTCACCACCGCCTACGTTGAAATACCCAAGAAAATGGGCAAGTCCGAGCTCGCTGCCGCTGTTGCGCTACTGCTGACATGTGGGGATGGGGAAGAACGCGCCGAAGTCTACGGGTGCGCGGCAGACCGCCAGCAAGCCTCGATCGTTTTCGAAGTCGCAGCCGACATGATCCGCATGAGCCGCGCCTTATCCAAACGCGTGAAGATTCTGGCTAGTCAGAAACGGATCATCTACAAGCCCACTAACAGCTTCTACCAAGTCTTGTCAGCTGAGGCGTATTCGAAGCACGGATTCAACATCTCCGGCGTCGTCTTCGACGAACTCCACACCCAACCCAACCGGGCACTCTTCGACGTTATGACCAAGGGATCTGGTGATGCTCGCACCCAACCGTTGTACTTCCTCATCACCACCGCCGGAACCGATACCCATAGCATTTGCTATGAGCAGCATGAAAAAGCCACAGACATCCTTGCTGGTAAAAAGCATGACCCGACGTTCTATCCAGTGATCTATGGTGCCGACGCGCAAGATGACTGGACAGATGAGAAGGTCTGGGCGAAGGCTAACCCGTCTCTGGGAATCACTGTCCCGATCGAAAAAGTCCGCCAAGCCTGCACGAGTGCGAAGCAAAACCCTGCCGAAGAAAACACCTTCAGACAGTTACGACTCAACCAATGGGTCAAACAAAGCGTGCGGTGGATGCCCATGCACGTCTGGAACCAAAACTCAGCGTCCGTTGATCTATCTGATCTGGAAGGCCGGGTTTGCTTTGGCGGGCTCGACCTCGCCTCCACGACAGATATCACAGCATTCGTCCTCGTCTTCCCACCCCAAACAGGTGACGAATCGTATGTGATTGCGCCGTGGTTTTGGATACCGCAAGACAACCTCAAACTCCGTGTGGCTCGCGATCACGTGCCCTATGCCTTATGGGAACAGCAAGGGTTCCTGCAGACCACGGAAGGAAACGTCGTCCACTACAGTGCTATCGAGGCATTAATCGAAGAACTAGGCACACGGTTCGATATTCGGCAGATCGCGTTCGACCGGTGGGGAGCAGTCCAAATGAGCCAAAACCTCGAAGGACTCGGTTTCACCGTCGTTCCCTTCGGGCAAGGATTCAAAGACATGAGCCCACCATCAAAAGAACTCATGAAACTCGCCCTAGAAGGCAAGCTCGCCCATGGCGCCCACCCAGTGCTGTCATGGATGGTAGACAACATTCACGTGCGCACCGACCCGGCAGGCAACATTAAGCCTGACAAGCAAAAGAGCACTGAGAAGATCGACGGGGTTGTCGCTACGATCATGCCCCTCGACGGAGCAGTCAGATGCGGCGCTGGACACGTCAGTGGCAGCGTTTATGACGCGCGAGGAATACTTGTTCTATGA
- a CDS encoding DUF6900 domain-containing protein: MNKEIAVQLLDIAKQNSLEIQNRGDLEVRRSDSEDFLEVSVWGLKAMLEAAYQLGKHLQR; encoded by the coding sequence ATGAACAAGGAAATAGCCGTGCAGCTTCTCGACATCGCCAAACAAAACAGTCTCGAAATCCAAAACCGAGGCGATCTTGAAGTCCGTCGCAGCGACAGCGAGGATTTCCTCGAAGTCAGCGTGTGGGGCTTGAAAGCCATGCTCGAAGCCGCCTACCAGCTCGGAAAACACCTTCAACGATGA
- a CDS encoding site-specific DNA-methyltransferase, whose protein sequence is MLMKTMPISELKPADYNPRKDLKPGDVEYEKLKRSLTEFGYVEPVIWNQTTGHVVGGHQRLKVLEDLGHTDVDVIVVELDETREKALNIALNKISGEWDNDKLALLIADLDASDFDAELTGFDDAEIAQLIGSLDEGEVEDDDFDLTAALVAAAFVKRGDVWTVGRHRLVCGDATSTDDVETLMGGKRANLVLTDPPYNVAFESGSGLSIKNDKMAADKFYDFLLSAFTNMASACEKGASAYVFHADTEGLNFRRAFNDAGFYLSGCCIWVKDSLVLGRSPYQWQHEPVLYGWEKTGKHRWYADRKQTTIWNFAKPRKNSDHPTSKPLDLLAYPIGNSTQANAIVLDTFAGSGSTLMACEATDRICYCMEIDEKYASVILRRYAEHTGDAAGITCVRDGKQYRYLDLVKDVERVGS, encoded by the coding sequence ATGCTTATGAAAACAATGCCGATTAGTGAGCTGAAACCCGCGGACTACAACCCCCGCAAGGACCTGAAGCCCGGTGATGTCGAGTATGAGAAGCTCAAGCGGTCACTCACCGAGTTCGGGTATGTTGAGCCTGTCATTTGGAACCAAACCACTGGGCATGTCGTGGGTGGGCACCAGCGTTTGAAGGTGCTCGAAGACCTTGGACATACGGACGTTGACGTGATTGTTGTTGAGCTGGATGAGACCCGCGAGAAAGCCCTGAACATTGCGCTCAACAAGATCAGTGGCGAATGGGATAACGATAAACTCGCCCTCTTGATTGCCGATCTTGACGCGAGTGATTTCGATGCGGAACTGACTGGTTTTGACGACGCCGAGATCGCTCAACTCATCGGCTCGTTGGATGAAGGCGAGGTTGAAGATGATGATTTCGACCTCACCGCAGCGTTAGTAGCCGCCGCGTTCGTTAAGCGTGGGGATGTGTGGACGGTAGGCCGCCACCGGTTAGTGTGCGGCGATGCCACCAGCACTGACGACGTCGAGACTTTGATGGGTGGTAAGCGCGCGAACCTCGTGCTCACCGATCCGCCATACAATGTCGCCTTTGAATCAGGCTCAGGCTTGTCCATCAAGAACGACAAGATGGCCGCCGACAAGTTCTACGACTTCCTGCTATCAGCATTTACGAATATGGCAAGCGCGTGTGAGAAGGGTGCGAGCGCGTATGTCTTCCATGCTGACACTGAAGGACTGAACTTCCGACGTGCTTTTAACGATGCTGGATTCTACTTGTCCGGATGCTGCATCTGGGTCAAAGACTCACTCGTTCTTGGCCGATCTCCATATCAATGGCAACACGAGCCGGTGCTCTATGGGTGGGAGAAAACAGGTAAACACCGCTGGTATGCCGACCGGAAGCAGACCACGATCTGGAACTTTGCCAAACCCCGCAAAAACAGTGATCATCCGACATCGAAGCCGTTGGATCTGCTCGCATATCCGATTGGGAACTCGACCCAAGCGAATGCGATCGTGCTCGATACCTTCGCAGGCTCCGGTTCGACATTGATGGCGTGCGAGGCAACCGATCGTATCTGCTATTGCATGGAGATCGATGAGAAATACGCGAGCGTTATTCTTCGCCGCTATGCTGAGCACACCGGTGACGCCGCTGGTATTACCTGTGTGCGTGACGGTAAGCAGTACAGGTATTTGGATCTGGTCAAGGACGTTGAACGGGTAGGATCATGA
- a CDS encoding P27 family phage terminase small subunit has protein sequence MAKDGTNRGGRRVRAGAKPDALNEKLAAGRNTTRLEDPLNEPFDFEGSDIGDGAILAGETMPEPSDYLSEVQGDGKPLGADLVYRETWQWLDARGCSQFVAPRLIESYARAFARYVQCEQAISKFGLLGKHPTTGAAIASPFVAMSQSFGKQANVYWYEIYEILRATCTSDYSGGAPGDDVMEQLLKARS, from the coding sequence ATGGCGAAAGACGGCACCAACCGAGGTGGCCGCCGCGTGCGCGCAGGTGCGAAGCCTGATGCGTTGAATGAGAAGCTCGCAGCAGGACGTAATACGACCCGCCTTGAAGATCCGCTTAATGAGCCTTTTGATTTTGAAGGCAGCGATATTGGTGATGGTGCGATACTTGCTGGGGAGACAATGCCCGAACCCTCGGATTATCTTTCTGAGGTTCAGGGTGATGGTAAACCGCTTGGCGCTGACTTGGTCTATCGAGAAACGTGGCAGTGGCTCGATGCCCGTGGCTGTTCACAGTTTGTGGCCCCGCGCTTGATTGAATCTTATGCGCGGGCGTTTGCTCGGTATGTGCAGTGTGAGCAGGCGATTTCGAAGTTCGGTCTGCTCGGTAAACATCCGACGACGGGTGCTGCGATCGCGTCTCCGTTTGTTGCTATGTCGCAGTCGTTTGGTAAGCAAGCGAATGTGTATTGGTATGAGATTTACGAGATTTTGCGTGCTACGTGCACGAGTGATTATTCGGGCGGCGCTCCTGGTGATGACGTGATGGAACAGCTCCTCAAAGCCCGCTCCTAG
- a CDS encoding SH3 domain-containing protein — translation MFVLTCDHQIPNRPPLRVEVDDEVVVEHRTSDWPEFVFVTAYKGSGWVPARHLAIDGNNATVIRPYDTTELAARVGERVERIHNDAQSGWSWCRNDRGEEGWIPNRSLDQLN, via the coding sequence ATGTTTGTTTTGACCTGTGATCACCAAATCCCGAACCGTCCACCATTGCGGGTGGAAGTCGATGATGAGGTCGTCGTCGAGCACCGCACAAGTGACTGGCCTGAATTCGTTTTCGTCACCGCATACAAGGGTTCCGGCTGGGTGCCAGCTCGACATCTCGCTATTGATGGCAACAATGCGACTGTGATTCGACCATATGACACCACTGAATTAGCAGCTCGTGTTGGTGAACGCGTTGAGCGCATTCATAACGACGCTCAATCAGGGTGGTCGTGGTGTCGCAACGATCGAGGTGAAGAAGGATGGATCCCCAACCGCAGCCTCGACCAGCTTAACTGA
- a CDS encoding HNH endonuclease yields MPVKPASPCSHPGCPELTRERFCKAHAKAEDARYCKYQRDPKINRRYGSRWRKIRAAYVAQHPLCEDCLEAGRYTPVQEVHHVLPLEHGGTHDFDNLRSLCKPRHSRQSALDDDRWRQASRVYTY; encoded by the coding sequence ATGCCAGTTAAACCAGCGTCCCCGTGCTCCCACCCTGGTTGCCCTGAATTGACCCGTGAACGCTTCTGCAAGGCCCATGCCAAGGCGGAAGACGCACGCTACTGCAAGTACCAGCGCGACCCGAAGATCAACCGCCGCTACGGGTCGCGGTGGCGTAAGATCCGCGCTGCCTACGTCGCCCAGCACCCGCTCTGCGAAGACTGCCTCGAGGCCGGTCGGTACACACCCGTGCAGGAAGTCCACCACGTGCTCCCGCTTGAACACGGCGGCACCCACGACTTCGACAACCTGCGGAGCTTGTGCAAGCCCCGCCACTCACGCCAGAGCGCGCTCGATGACGACCGCTGGAGGCAAGCATCGCGGGTTTACACGTATTGA
- a CDS encoding ISL3 family transposase, producing the protein MSKKPETIFTSSDPNVIVARLLSLKDVVPVAYHRHGPHQSIEIEQDLNTVVCPRCKVRARVKDRPRVPYIDLPVYGRPMGLIWRKHRWYCPNHQCDMGSWTSQDKRIASRHCRLTTRAAKWATRQVGMGRTISEVAAELGCDWHTINHTVTVYGQALLDADRKRLSQTPAIGLDETSFVRLNKRPTQYVTTLCDVANHQIIDIIPSRNYVEVARFLHRFPTYWKQGISYATLDMSPAYRAVFNVVTPHATQVADHFHVITLANRALDRVRRRVQQQTLGHRGRKTDPLYRIRRQLVYGQEKLTDKTQHRIESLLRLGDPHGEVAIAYRVKERLRNFYAQDNITTAQTMLDQLINHTSQDFMPQEIQQLSRTLKNWYHQILAYHHARLSNSITEAMNNLIKRIKRIGYGFTNFTNYRIRCLLYAGKPNWRLLNTIFP; encoded by the coding sequence GTGAGCAAAAAACCTGAAACTATCTTCACCAGTTCTGATCCTAACGTAATCGTGGCTCGTTTGCTGAGTTTAAAAGATGTTGTGCCTGTGGCTTATCATCGTCACGGACCACACCAGTCAATCGAGATCGAGCAAGATCTTAACACCGTGGTGTGTCCTCGATGCAAGGTACGGGCACGAGTCAAGGATAGGCCACGAGTTCCTTATATCGATCTGCCCGTTTACGGACGCCCCATGGGTTTGATCTGGCGTAAACACCGCTGGTATTGTCCTAACCATCAATGCGATATGGGGTCATGGACAAGCCAGGACAAACGCATTGCTAGTAGACACTGTCGGTTAACGACCAGGGCAGCTAAATGGGCGACCAGGCAAGTAGGAATGGGACGGACAATAAGTGAAGTCGCTGCCGAGCTGGGCTGTGATTGGCACACGATTAACCATACCGTGACCGTCTACGGGCAGGCCTTACTTGATGCTGATCGTAAACGTTTATCTCAAACTCCTGCAATCGGTCTTGACGAGACAAGTTTCGTTCGTTTGAACAAACGCCCTACCCAATATGTGACCACGCTATGCGATGTAGCCAACCACCAGATCATTGATATTATTCCAAGCCGTAACTATGTTGAGGTTGCCCGTTTCCTTCACCGCTTCCCTACCTATTGGAAACAAGGAATCAGCTATGCCACACTCGATATGAGCCCGGCCTACCGGGCTGTTTTCAACGTGGTCACACCACACGCTACCCAAGTCGCTGACCACTTCCACGTCATCACATTAGCTAACCGAGCCCTTGATCGTGTACGCCGGCGTGTTCAACAACAAACACTTGGACACCGCGGACGAAAAACCGACCCGCTCTACCGTATAAGACGCCAACTTGTCTACGGACAAGAAAAACTCACCGATAAAACACAACATCGGATCGAATCACTTTTACGCTTAGGAGACCCTCATGGTGAAGTCGCTATCGCTTACCGTGTCAAAGAACGCCTCCGAAATTTCTACGCTCAAGACAACATCACCACCGCTCAAACCATGCTTGATCAACTCATCAACCACACCAGCCAGGACTTCATGCCCCAAGAAATCCAACAACTTAGCCGAACACTTAAAAACTGGTATCACCAGATCCTGGCCTACCACCACGCCCGCCTATCGAACTCGATCACCGAAGCCATGAACAACCTCATCAAACGCATCAAAAGAATCGGCTACGGATTTACCAACTTCACCAACTACCGCATCAGATGCCTCCTCTACGCAGGCAAACCCAACTGGCGACTCCTCAACACAATCTTCCCCTAA
- a CDS encoding HNH endonuclease family protein yields the protein MNRTLGKRTVQALICILFGWLTIPGIGPDIFTLEENLGWKVGPDQWRGPLSVEPDYRITDQELATLIEAISTRSTTPIPEYNRTEFGPAWSDVDHNGCDTRNDVLARDLDDVEFKPGTHNCIVMRGDFIEPYTGLHTSFQRGQHTSTLIQIDHVVALADAWRSGAWSWPAHKREQFANDPLNLLAVDCDQNQDKGSANAAQWLPENRSFHCSYVTQQLRVKAKWGLSMTQRERLTIERILSRCG from the coding sequence ATGAATCGAACGCTAGGCAAAAGAACGGTACAGGCATTGATCTGCATATTGTTCGGCTGGCTCACTATTCCGGGCATAGGGCCAGATATCTTCACACTTGAAGAAAATCTTGGATGGAAAGTTGGTCCAGATCAGTGGCGTGGCCCGCTGTCCGTTGAACCAGATTACCGCATCACCGATCAAGAATTAGCCACCTTGATCGAGGCTATCTCCACACGTTCAACTACACCAATTCCCGAATATAATCGCACCGAATTCGGACCGGCATGGTCCGACGTCGATCACAACGGTTGCGATACCCGCAACGATGTTCTTGCTCGCGATCTTGACGACGTCGAATTCAAGCCTGGAACCCATAATTGCATCGTTATGCGCGGAGATTTTATCGAACCCTATACCGGGCTACATACATCATTTCAGCGTGGCCAACATACTTCCACACTTATTCAAATTGACCACGTCGTTGCGCTCGCCGATGCCTGGCGATCTGGGGCATGGTCGTGGCCAGCACATAAACGCGAACAGTTCGCAAATGACCCGTTAAACCTACTTGCCGTCGACTGCGATCAAAACCAGGACAAAGGTTCGGCAAATGCTGCTCAATGGCTTCCCGAAAATAGGAGTTTTCACTGTAGCTACGTAACTCAGCAGTTACGCGTAAAAGCTAAATGGGGATTATCGATGACGCAACGCGAACGATTAACTATCGAACGAATTCTCTCTAGGTGTGGCTGA